One genomic region from Chloroflexota bacterium encodes:
- a CDS encoding NUDIX hydrolase, which translates to MKHYDVLESRQLFRGRVFGLRQDRVRLPDGQTASLDIIEHGGAAVIVPVDEQGRIWFVRQYRHAAGEALLELPAGTLEPGEPPAACAAREVREEIGMAAGTIEPLGGSFLAPGYSSEFLHYFLARELTPDPAPHDADEFLEVVQLPAAEAYRLAAAGLIRDGKTLAGLLLAQSRL; encoded by the coding sequence ATGAAACACTACGACGTGCTGGAATCGCGCCAACTGTTTCGCGGGCGCGTGTTCGGTCTGCGACAGGATCGCGTGCGGCTGCCCGATGGCCAGACCGCCAGTCTCGACATCATCGAGCATGGCGGCGCAGCCGTCATCGTGCCGGTGGATGAGCAGGGACGGATCTGGTTCGTGCGCCAGTACCGTCACGCCGCCGGCGAGGCGCTGCTCGAACTGCCGGCCGGCACGCTGGAGCCCGGCGAGCCGCCCGCAGCGTGCGCGGCGCGCGAGGTGCGCGAGGAGATCGGCATGGCGGCCGGTACCATCGAGCCGCTTGGCGGCAGCTTCCTTGCGCCCGGCTACTCGAGCGAGTTCCTGCACTACTTCCTCGCCCGCGAATTGACGCCCGACCCCGCGCCACATGACGCTGACGAGTTCCTGGAAGTTGTCCAGCTACCGGCCGCCGAGGCATACCGGCTGGCCGCCGCGGGGCTGATCCGCGACGGCAAGACGCTGGCCGGGCTCCTGCTCGCCCAGTCGCGGCTCTAA
- a CDS encoding alkaline phosphatase family protein: MSVIFLFVDGVGIGVRDPAVNPFAVAHLPVLRGLLGDLPFLDRPSLEGAHALVIPLDANLDIDGLPQSGTGQTTLLTGVNAPAHINEHYGPYPDERLGKLLENNIYHRVLDAGGTAAFANAYPAIFMDRIERGTDRRSAMAQAPANAGLPYRGHADLAAGRAVSASLTNERWPHADSPSLITAHEAGRNFERLSRDYDLTLFEFFLTDVAGHRPARISAVAILERLDEFIGGIVELMDLQNSLLVVTSDHGNIEDNSTRRHTRNPVPAILVGSGRHEAARRMHSLADVAPAILHAIGLADAG; the protein is encoded by the coding sequence TTGTCAGTGATCTTTTTGTTTGTCGATGGCGTCGGGATCGGTGTGCGCGATCCGGCGGTCAATCCATTTGCCGTCGCGCATCTGCCGGTGCTGCGCGGATTGCTCGGCGACCTGCCGTTTCTGGATCGCCCCTCGCTTGAGGGCGCGCACGCACTCGTCATTCCGCTCGACGCCAATCTCGACATCGACGGGCTGCCGCAGAGCGGCACCGGCCAAACCACGTTGCTGACCGGCGTCAACGCCCCGGCGCACATCAACGAGCATTACGGCCCCTACCCCGACGAGCGGCTCGGCAAGCTGCTGGAGAACAACATCTACCATCGGGTACTCGACGCGGGCGGAACGGCCGCCTTCGCCAACGCGTACCCGGCCATCTTTATGGACCGCATCGAGCGTGGCACCGACCGGCGCTCCGCGATGGCGCAGGCGCCGGCGAACGCCGGACTACCCTATCGCGGGCACGCCGACCTGGCGGCCGGCCGCGCCGTGTCCGCCTCGCTGACCAACGAGCGCTGGCCGCATGCCGACAGTCCGTCGTTGATCACGGCGCACGAGGCGGGGCGCAACTTCGAACGGCTGTCGCGTGACTACGATCTCACGCTCTTCGAGTTTTTCCTGACCGATGTGGCCGGGCACCGTCCGGCGCGCATCTCGGCTGTTGCGATACTCGAGCGGCTTGACGAGTTCATCGGCGGGATTGTGGAGCTGATGGATTTGCAGAACAGCCTGCTGGTGGTCACGAGCGACCACGGCAACATCGAGGATAATTCCACACGGCGGCACACGCGCAACCCGGTGCCGGCCATTCTGGTGGGCAGTGGCCGGCACGAAGCCGCGCGTAGGATGCATTCGCTGGCCGACGTCGCGCCGGCTATTCTACATGCGATCGGGCTGGCGGACGCCGGCTAA
- a CDS encoding histidine phosphatase family protein, translating into MRLYFIRHAQSENNHLWDSTGSSKGRSDDPRLTEIGVQQAEILAAHLRHAAGSGYAQTRDLQQIDDVRITHIYCSLMTRAMATATAIAKALHMPLVARDDLFEVGGIYLEDEETGENHGRPGGTRSYYSQHFPDCELPASVSEAGWWNRPYEHASERFPRAKRVLHDLLARHGDSDDRVAIVSHGAFFNYLLAAAVDLPDPTTSPTWFLLNNTSLTRFDFQDKQTGVVYMNRVDFLPRALVT; encoded by the coding sequence ATGCGCTTGTACTTCATCCGGCACGCCCAATCGGAGAACAACCACCTGTGGGATTCGACGGGATCGAGCAAGGGCCGCAGCGACGATCCGCGCCTGACTGAGATCGGCGTGCAGCAGGCCGAGATCCTGGCCGCGCACCTGCGCCATGCAGCGGGTTCCGGGTACGCGCAGACTCGCGATCTCCAGCAGATCGACGACGTCCGCATCACCCATATCTACTGCAGCCTGATGACCCGCGCAATGGCCACCGCGACCGCGATCGCCAAAGCGCTGCACATGCCGTTGGTGGCGCGCGATGATCTGTTCGAAGTCGGCGGCATCTATCTTGAGGACGAGGAGACGGGCGAAAATCACGGCCGCCCCGGCGGCACGCGCAGCTACTATAGCCAGCACTTCCCCGACTGCGAGCTGCCGGCCAGCGTGAGCGAGGCCGGCTGGTGGAATCGCCCGTACGAGCATGCCAGCGAGCGTTTTCCGCGCGCCAAGCGGGTGCTGCACGACCTGCTGGCCCGTCACGGCGATAGCGATGACCGGGTCGCCATCGTCAGCCACGGCGCATTTTTCAACTACCTGCTGGCCGCGGCGGTCGATCTGCCCGATCCGACGACGAGCCCGACCTGGTTCCTGCTCAACAACACCTCGCTGACGCGCTTCGACTTCCAGGACAAGCAGACCGGCGTGGTCTACATGAATCGCGTCGACTTCCTGCCGCGCGCGCTGGTCACGTAG
- a CDS encoding ROK family protein has translation MRTLGIDIGGSGIKGAIVETHSGKLIAERYRLPTPQPSKPKAVARTVAEIVAHFEWRGPIGCTFPAIVHHGVILSAANVHKAWIGADCRRVLREAIKQPVTVTNDADAAGVAEMKFGAGKGKHGLVIMITLGTGIGGAIFYNGVLVPNAELGHLQIRGVDAEARAAARVRTEENLSWKRYARRLNEYLSYVEFLFTPDLFIIGGGISADHRKFLPLLSLRTKVVPARLRNDAGIIGAGMMALGPRRRT, from the coding sequence ATGAGAACGCTTGGTATCGATATCGGCGGCAGCGGCATCAAAGGCGCGATCGTGGAAACCCACAGCGGCAAATTGATCGCCGAGCGCTACCGTCTGCCCACCCCGCAGCCGTCCAAACCGAAAGCGGTGGCGCGCACCGTCGCCGAGATCGTCGCGCATTTCGAATGGCGCGGCCCGATCGGCTGCACCTTTCCGGCGATCGTGCATCACGGCGTCATCCTCAGCGCGGCCAATGTGCACAAAGCGTGGATCGGCGCCGACTGCCGCCGCGTGCTGCGCGAGGCGATCAAGCAACCGGTCACGGTGACAAACGACGCCGACGCGGCCGGAGTCGCCGAGATGAAATTCGGCGCCGGCAAGGGCAAGCATGGCCTCGTGATTATGATCACGCTGGGCACCGGCATCGGCGGCGCGATATTCTACAACGGCGTGCTGGTGCCCAACGCGGAACTGGGCCACCTGCAAATCAGGGGCGTGGACGCCGAGGCGCGCGCGGCCGCGCGCGTGCGCACGGAGGAGAACCTAAGCTGGAAGCGTTATGCCCGCCGGCTCAACGAATACCTGTCATACGTTGAGTTTTTGTTCACGCCTGACTTGTTCATCATCGGGGGCGGCATCAGCGCCGATCACCGCAAGTTCCTGCCACTGCTATCACTGCGGACCAAAGTCGTGCCAGCCCGACTGCGTAACGACGCCGGCATCATTGGCGCTGGCATGATGGCACTCGGCCCCCGTCGGCGCACCTAG